AAATAGACTATTAGATTTGCCATCCACAGGTTGTAATGAAATTGTACACTTATGCATAACTCAAGTTGAACAGCATAAAAAAAGTCTAACATGTCAGACACATTAATAAAAGTTAGATGTGTTACAGCAATGGGCAAACTGTGCAaacaaatgtagcctaaacagtaTCCCACACCAGAAGCACACAAAACTATTTCAATCTGAGCTAACTTTTTTTAATCTCTTACTATGCAATAGGATTTTGGACTCCTCtgtcagggttcccactctttAGAGCGGTAGATGAATACATgagcattgaataaacaaagttgttAAGCTAagaaccagatatacaccaattctgtgtggaaatatatttgtataaaTGTATTCTGGCAAGtccattttaaactgctacaacaaaattatttccatttttggaatagactttccaaaattccataatattccagaaattccatgacccgtgggaaccctgctcTGTACAATATTATTGGTTATATAGTAAaacttggaaaacaaaaatcTGTGTCATAACCCCATAGATAACATTGGTAGTGGTACACTACAAGCTGGACACTTACCCACTGCTGTCCGTAACTGTCCTCCAGATCGTTAGTGAACTTGTCATCCCACCTCACTCGAATTCCGAGTAGTGTGGAGGGCAGGAAACCATTTTCAGCCAAAATTACAAAATATGTGAAGAATCCTGCCAGGGCCTGGATCATACCTGTTCAAAATACCAAAGATGGTGACGATCAGTCCCTGAAGTCACAGCACATGAATCTCTGTCCAGAGGGTAAGCATgatttaagtaagggataatggacgacacggtggtctgttgacagaagttaatgcacagtcgaggttgtaaaacggccccgacgcgaagcggagtgcaacctcgtaagtgcattatTAGATCTGATGAACtgagactgcaccagactgtgattgacagtcagatctcacacagccctgctctgattggagctgtggatttttgcaaaacaaataacaggttCTAGGTGGAGGTTTTTCTTTtcctaaaaccggctgatttatgttgttctgttggaGCAGTGTcgggtttcagtgaatatgatcaaatcttgccaactgcagctttaactgaCAGATGATTGTTTCTTAAGAGGCATTCACTGGTACATAGCCCAAATAAGAAGTCATTTAAAAATGTGCAATGCTAAATCTGACCAGTCTGACTTTTTAATGGatctttttaaacaaaaacaaaaatacatatatttaaagaGTTAACCTTATTTTAGGAAAATGTGTGCTCTAATTCCATGTCCCTGATTGAATTATTAAGATATAACTTCAGCTCCCATTTATCTTTCATGAGATATAATAAGGATGTACtccatacagaaacacacagcatttcacatttcatcttgAGTAAAACAGTTCTCACCGATCTGCCCATAGGCCATACTAATAAGCCTCTCGTTCACCAGCTTGTCTGTCTTTGGGTTTCTGGGCTGTCTCTTCATGATGTCGCTTTCAGCCATTTCATAAGCCAGGGAGATAGCAGGAACCTGGGAATTCACAAAAACATTGGTGATATTACTGTCTAAGAGAACCGATAACTGGAAGGTCTGAAAACGATGAAATtacagagaaaaacagaaaaacacagaACAGTGTTCTTTACCATGTCTGTTCCGAGATCGATACAGAGGATGGTGACTGTGCCCAGAGGGAGTGGGATGTTGGCGATGATGAAGAAAAGGAAAGGTGTGATTTCTGGGATGTTACTGGTCAGAGTGTAGGCGATAGACTTCTTCAAGTTGTCGAAGATTAGACGACCTGGAAGACAAACATTTTTAGAGGATTGACAATTTTAAGTCGTGGTATACCATTCAAGCATGCAAAAACACTTATTGATTGGGGCAAGACATAGACATTGGTGAATCACAGCACTTCACACATAAGCAGATATCAGTGCAATGAACAATGGGGTAAGGGCTAGTCTTTGAGAGAATTCCCCACCTTCCTCAACTCCTGTAACTATGGAGGCAAAGTTGTCATCCAGAAGGATCATGTCAGCAGCCTGCTTAGAGACATCAGATCCGGCGATACCCATAGCAACACCAATGTCAGCCTTCTTCAGGGCAGGAGAGTCATTGACGCCATCACCTGTTACAGCCACAATGGCACCCTGTagagcaaaacaacaaaatggatcTTCGTGAAGGGCAATACCATAAAGAAAAGCAATATGCCGTCAGTGAGAATTATCAATTTGGTGAAGACCATCATTTACCTGTCGCTGGCAGCCCTCAACAATGATgagtttctgctgtggagaagTTCTGGCAAACACAATCTCAGTGTGGTACTTCAGGATGTCATCCAGAAATTCGGGTGTCATGTCCTTCAGTTCAGAGCCATGGACAACACAAGCCTTGGCAtctctgaagaaaaaaaaacaagataagTGTTAATCTAACTGTTGTCCTGAACTCTTGTTACACATTCAGATTAACACTGTTAATATATGGATTATTTAAAAGGCTACACTGACAAGAGTGATGTGGTCTACCTTGGGTTGACTTCTGTAATGGGAATGTTCAGGCGAGCTGCAATATCTTCCACGGTCTCGTTACCCTCAGAGATGATGCCTACACCTTTGGCGATGGCCTTAGCAGTGATGGGATGATCACCAGTCACCATGATGACCTGGAATTAAaacaaaaggcaaaaaaaggTGATCAAGCTTTGTTCTCAATcttcatacagtacatgtcacATGAatgaacatgcacatacagtagactTGTACACATTAAACAGGCATTTAAGCAAAAGCATACCTTGATTCCAGCACTCCTGCACTTGCCAACAGCATCGGGCACAGCAGCACGAGGAGGGTCAATCATGGACATGAGGCCAATGAAGCACAGATTCTCGGTGGGGAAGTTCACCTCCTCACAGTCAAAGACGAAATCCTTAGGGAACTGGTCATCAGGCAGGTTGAAATGGCAGAAGCCTATGAGGTGGAAAGGaattgcaaaaaaaataaaccaaaccATTGATACCCCGATGAGTAAGTGTGGCATTCAAACGTCTGGAAAAAATACAACACAGAGGAAACTGGCCAGCCATGAAGACAGCCGTCTTTCACAACAACCAAGCAGTTATAATAATTTCAAGGGGTGCAGAACCATACCGAGCACTCTTTCACCCAGACCGCCCAGCTCCAGGTAGGCGTTCTGGAAGGCTTCCTTCAGCTCTTCATCCAGCGGCTGCTCATTGCCCTGGATCATGATGGATGAGCAGCGGTCCAGGATCCTCTCTGGGGCTCCCTTCATCACCAGCAGATGCTTGGTCTCGCCACTGGGGTTCTTGTGAATGGAGAGCTACCaggaaaacacaaaaacacaatggTCTTACCAACAAATGCAACCACTTATGGACATGGACAGGCACTGCTGACGTTGGAGGAGGGTTTTTAGTAAAGTGCTCCCAGTACCTGGTATTTGTTGGTGGAGTTGAAGGGGATCTCAGCTATCTTCTGGTTCTTTTCCCTCATCTCCTTCACAGAGCCACAACACAGCTCAATGCACTTCAGCAAGGCAGACTCAGAGGCATCTCCAGCAACATCTCGCTAAAtatgtccaacacacacacacacacacacacacacacacacaagttattgTGAGGAACCAAGAGCTGCACTTTTATAGACACCAGTTTCTGCCCTCACAGAGCTACATGATATTCACTTCAGCTGTTGTCACTGActtgtgagggggagagagttgTTAAAGCAAGCGGTGATGCCACCATGCTTCACAAATAAGCATGATACAGGAGCGGATGGGTGTAGGATGGATACAGAGGGTATGTTGCATTTCATTTAGTGAATGGAGGAAGTAGGGCTTGTTTACAGCCAGATCATTCTGGCTCTAGGGAGGAAAATGGCGCTAGATGATTCCCTAGGGTAGTCCGAGGGAGTCGGAGCAGAACATAGAGAGAATAACAAGCCCTGTGCAGGGGTAAACAACACTGAAGACAAACAGCTCAATTATGTGCTAAATAGCCAGGGCAACTTTACAAGATTTTTAAACTGGTCAGTATGGGTCATAGTGATGTGCCAGAAAAAATCTCCAGGGCTTTCATTATGGTAGAATACTAATTCTACCCTTTCATtttcaggagagggagaggctcAATGTACAACCACTGGACTTCATTGCAAAAACAAGATGTCAGAGGGGGACTTTTTACATTGTAATCCACTGCTAGTCACCTTGAGAATGGGGACACTATCCTGATCGGCCAGGAAGACAGCGCGATTGCAGAGGCCGGCCACACGTGCCAGGGAGGTCCAGGTAGCGGAGGTGCGGTCAAAAGAGGTTCCGGTCTGGTTCTCCGTGGTGTCGGCTTCATGGATCTGGTTGTCGAACCACATGTGGGCCACAGTCATGCGGTTTTGGGTCAGAGTTCCGGTCTTGTCAGAGCAGATGGTGGAGGTAGAGCCCAAAGTCTCCACAGCTTCCAGGTTCTTCACCAGGCAGTTCTTCTTGGCCATGCGCTTGGCAGTCAAGGTCAGACACACCTGGAATTGGATTTGTGGTGCCAAAGTTCAGTAAAAACAACCAGCTGCACAACATTTACCTCAAATGATCTTGGACTTTGAATCATCCTATGGATCGATAGAGAGATATGGTATGCTGACAGGAATATTGAATTTGCGATGTAAAAGAATAAATCCTGACTCTAAACTCTAGACTAGGTGTACTTACAGTGACTGTAGCCAGGAGACCTTCCGGCACGTTGGCAACAATGATCCCAATGAGGAAGATGACCGCCTCCAGCCAGCTGTATCCAAGGATGAGCGAGAGGATGAAGAAAGAGACACCCAGGAAGACAGCCACACCAGTGATGATGTGGATGAAGTGCTCGATTTCAATGGAGATGGGTGTGCGGCCGACTTCAAGGCCAGAAGCCAGGGTGGCAATACGACCCATGACTGTGCGATCACCAGTGTTGATGACAATACCTCTAGCAGTAcctgacaaaaataaaaaaggcaaTTGTGACAGTCAATATTACAATGTTCCTGCACATTATGTAAACTTAACTTCTTGGGTTGAAAGATGGAAAATGGTTAAAACACTTATGGTTTGCAAGTTGCTAAAGCCAATATACCTTCGACACAGTTAGTGGAGAAGAAAGCGATGTTCCTAGTTTCCAGGGGGTTATCATTGGAGAAGTCAGGGGTACGTGTCTGAGGCTCAGATTCTCctgtgagggaggagttgtCCACCTGACAATGGAATACAATGCCATTGAGTAAAATAGAAAAGATAATTTTGTCTATGCTGAAaattgcatgcacacagacagaataCACCCCAGAATATCCACCTTGCAGCCATGAGCGGAGATGATACGCAGGTCAGCAGGGATTCTGTCTCCACCTTTCACCTCCACCAGATCTCCAACCACCACCTCCTCAGCATTGATGCTCATCTTCTCACCATCACGTACAACCAGGGCTTGCTACAGGGTCAgtcaaaaatatataaattCAGAGGTCTCAAGACATGTATACAAACCGTACTTAactatacaacaacaacaacacacctcATAAAAATATTATGACCTGGAGGTACCTGAGGAACTAGGTTCTTGAAGGAGTCCATGATCTTCGAGCTCTTAGCCTCCTGGTAGTAGGAGAAGCATCCAGTGATAATCACAACAGCAGACAGCACAACACCCAAGTACAACTGCACAGGGAAGCAGAAAAAGAACAAGGTTAGGTTAGGTGAAGTGCCCAAATGGAGAAATACATTTTTCCCAATGGACCTGAAGTCTGCTCTTACACAGAAAGAATGTTCTCCTTACGTTATCATTTGCTGGTTCATCTTCTGAGGCAGCCTGAATACCGTAGGCCAGGAAGCAGAGGATGGCTCCAATCCACAGCAGAGTGGAGAACCCACCAAAGAGCTGCTTGCAGAACTTCACCCATTCTGGGGTGGTGGGCGGTGGGGTCAGAGCATTGAGACCGTCTCGAGCAAGGATCTCTTTTGCACGAGTGGAGGTCAGACCCTGCAAATTCAACATGGAACCATTCAGGAACTTTTGCCAAGTTCACCGCAACCGGCTCACAACAGACAAGGCTTCCATAGCATATCTGATACAACACAACATGAGGCCGTGTCATTTTGTGTAAATGTTTTTGTGTGGAGCCATGTGTTTAACATACTTAAAACTCATCCTCAAAAAGGATCCTCAGCAACTCACCCTGGTCAAGTCAGTGCCATATTTGCGGTTGAGTTCATCAAGTGTCAGCTTGTGATCATCCTGAAGGGGTAAATAACAGGAGGAAAGATCAGAGGAAAGGGCCCATTTAGGTTTTAAACTAACAAAGTTACACATCAGGACAAGCCTTTTTCTTCCACAAGGAGAGATAAAGTTGCCTTACCAGATCCACCTCTTTCTTTAGCTCATCCATGtccttttctttctccttcttggCCTTGGACTTCTTGCTTCCCTGCTCTGAAGTAGCAGCGAGCTCATATTGTTCCCGTCCTTCCTGTGACACACCAGAATAGAGAACATTTAGCTTCAAGAAAAATCGCTGACCTCTGTGGGTGTTATTCCACAGAAGAAATTCATAGTGCTTAGCCCTGGAACAGATTTTCCCCTTGTATTATCATGTTAGGCCTCTTGTCTGCCTTGGTTCCGGTTCTCAGTAAAGCGGCTTTGTGACAATGTTGTATTGTTTGCAAATATAAATGCTATCTTGGACAGAACCAATCAGTTTGTGGCACAATGTGTGGCACTTTGTACCATTATGCCCCCAGATCAACATGATGTATGGACTAACGTTAAGCTCTTTATGATGGCTGATTTTCTTTCTTCTGCCTATCCGAACATAGACTGATTTTGAAAAGTTAAATACATCATCACTTTAGATTTGAAGGATTACTTTTTACAGGGAATTTAACCAGCATGTaattatatagatagatagatagatagatagatggatagatagatagagatagatagatagtgggTGTTATACAACTTAAATGAGCAGAACTTAAAGAGCAACTtgttggttgatttcaaaacTGAATTTATACTTCATCTTGtctgaaaatatattttttaaaaatgtatatgtAAAAATGAATGTTTTACAAAACGTACAGACAGTAATTCAGAAGAAAGTGTACCCACTTTAAACAGGCTCCTAAATATACTTTTCCCACACACAAACGAGTCATATTACGTAGAAGGTAAACATCTTacgtttttttttcctcaatTTTTTAGAAAGTCATAATGGTTAATCATTGTCTTTGTGCTGGTTGCACTAATTCCACTGGTATTTCATTCAGTAAATGTTATGAGAATGTAAACATTGTTAGAATGAGAGTTGTTTACCGGATGCGGTAtgaatgcaaatgtgtgtaATTTAATTATAATTAGGTGGTTATATTATGCCTTGCTAGTTCgctagtgtaggctactgttttgACACTAGCACTTATAGTTAATGTGGCAGCAACTGCCTAAGATATACTGCCACTTATGTCGCTACTAAGCTGTCTTACACATGTTTCTTTTattcccgacatattttttgaagttgtagcctactccGCTCATAATCTTTTCCGGCAGAAGGTCGTGACAGAAGAAATATGGGCCGTCAAACAGTTTGATATTTTTTGCCATGCTGCCCAATTGTCGCAAAATATTGTGAATATTCCAATATTTTCTCACACTGTTCTGGCGTAgttatcatttttttttctttctaagaATCTAATTCCTTCATCATTTATCTACACTATGCTTTATAGGGGTTTACAACCTGTAAGTTGCTCTTCAAAGAAGGTCTCACAGCCTTGACTTCTCACATTATGTAATGAAATGATGTTGGTGATGGCACTAAACAAGGCTGAGACTATCCAGTTTAAAAAGATTATAATACCATGTCCAACTTATGACCTTTAAAACTGATTAACATTTCATAACATTCTACACATATAATATAATGGAAAGCAAGTAAAAAACATCGCACATCAGCACAAGCTGATTGGTTCTCCCAATAATTGATTGAAAATGTTGCATaagcagtacaaaatatatACATCTGTTGAAGTAATTCATCTTCTGGAAGGAGAATGGTTACAGGCTTTATGGATGGTGGATGTGGATCCGACACTTAAAATAAACTATTGACAGCCACTAGAATCTCATCTCATACTTGTCCCTCATGTCTAGACGCTGACACTTTAATCCTGAAAATGTGTTTTGCCTGCTCATAGCTCAACCTGCCATGTCACAGACTGATCTTGTTCTGTGGGCTGCTATGCCGCACATGTGCAGAAAAGCCACCGCCCTGACTGAAAGCAacagataaacatccacttaaAGCTCTACCTCatgttttattaaaaaaaactggTAGATGTTTTGACGATCAGCATTTCTCGCAGCTCTCTAAAACACCCCCATCTACAATTCAACAAGTAGTTAGCTGATTTGTGCGCCCATTTCAGATTCAGCATTCTTTTCTGCTTTTGTGTGAAGGCTGCTGCAGGAGCTCAATGTTCATCATTTACCAACCATTAAACACCAGCCATTTCCTCTCAAAACTAGTGGAAAACGGAGGAGGGGAGCGGTTCAGCTGATCGGCTACTCCACAGACTATCTCAGCCCCTAGGGGCATACAGGGCCCCCTGCAATCTTTCCATTAGAAGGCAAAGGCAGCACATGCTGAAAAGCAACAGCGtgaagcggggggggggggggaatctgAAATTTCACAAGCGGCTCTAAAGGATACGCAAAGTTTTTTCGCCTTGGCGTGACTACTCAAAACAATGACCCTTTGTTGCTTACGCTTTTACCAAAACgaggggagggggaaaaaaacaaccgAGAAGAAGGCTGTGTTTGTGCACTACATAAACGCCGGCAAGTCACACCTCGCTGCTCGTCTGTGGATGAAAATGACATCAGGAGGGGCTCTGCTCAGCACAGAGCAGAGTATTATGTCAGAGTGCGAGAGAATTGGGCTATTGAAAGTGAAAGAGCACACATGAGTATGTCAGAGCCGAGCGTCCTTCCACGTGCAGTGCCTCAAAATACGGAAGAACAGGCATAACAAAAGGCTCCAACCACCGCCTTTGGATGTATTCACTGATAGTGAACCAGGGAGGCATTCTTACAAGTCACTATTCCTCCATGAGCTCTGGTAATGATGTGttgctctccctctatctctccccctttTTCTTGTGTGAGGGCCAAAAAACAAAAGCGCTCACTCAACCATATCACTTCCCACCCCACagctaaccccccacccccttcccttCTGGGACTTTGCCCTGTTGCCATGGGCGATAGAGCCACACCTCTGGATATCTCAATGGGTGGAGTCACATGTTCCACCCCCTTACATTCCCTTTGTTGCAGAAGGGGCTCATTAAAAAACATTGACACTCATGCACGACTCACTACCTGCTAAcctgtatggggggggggggggggggggggttacaacaATCCAGGTCCTGTGAAACATAAATAACTAATATGACAGCAATCTCATATGTTCATACAGTTTCAATTACAGTTTTCCCCCTCTACTGGTTGTGGAGGAAAGGTTATTTAGCTCAAGAGAGGAAGCTTGTTTGCACAATTGGagagaacacagacacaatacTCAACCTAGGCTCCATTCTGAGCCCTTGGGTCAAACCAGCAAAGGAATGGGTGATGGTGTGGCACTGTATTTAAAGCATAACACACAGGGGAAGAGGGGTTAAGGGTGTGGAGAAAGTGCTGTCCACTTTATGCCTATAaagttagtgagtgtgtgtctgtccccaCAAGCTTGCATATgtaggtctctgtgtgtgtgtgtgtgtgtgtatgtgtgatggagATGCGATCGTTGGTGACAAAAGGGCTTGCTAACGCACAGTGACTGTTGAGCGGAAAGAATGTTAAGTCCTTGGGAGAGCAGCGACGGTCTTAGACAGGCATGCACCCTTCTGGgatgaagggggtgggggttggaggcAGAGAGGGAAGGGGTGAGAATAGCCAGCTGGGGCCGACACCTGATAAAACTTGAATGGATCTGATGCATGCTGCTGAGATCAGACACCTCATCCAACTTTACTGTTCACAACATACCGTTCCATAAGTAACGCCCATGTTAGTTGGTGTTCACTTGGAGATCGTGGAGGACAAGAAAACCAGTGTATCCAATTTGACAAACAGCTATGAGGAAATCAGTCTTTCAAAGGGCACATGGCTGGTGGATAAAACCCTCTTGTACTCACCGAAGCCCCTCTGATCTAAACAGCCACTAAAGAATGGGCTAACATTGCTGCACTGGGAGTCAAAAAATTGGGTGAACTATTGCATTTCGTAGCCTACATGAACACCTCTCTGGATCTCTAACCTAGGCCTACCCAGCATCATTTCAAGTCCAGTGCCCTGCACTTTACATTAGGGGCAGGGAGTGATGTCTACTGTTGGATACCTACGTGGGAAATGCAGCTCACAgggcacacacattctcttcacTCCAAACAGTGTATCAGTCCTTTCGTCCAAATCCAATTAAAGTGAATGGTTTTGAATAAAAAGAAACCTTTTAGTTTGTTTAGAGGTAAAGAAAATATCATTTATCAGTGGTAGCCTAATGTCGTCATATACGGACACAACATTTAGCCTACGGCAATGTATTTCTCTCTGAGAATTTGGCGGCACATCCTTAAATCACCGGAAAAAGATGAATGCACCGGAATGCAACTTGACAGCAACTATTTCAAATGGCGACATTACGAATAATATAATAGAATATTACTTTGCTACCAATATTCTGTGAGAATCTTAAACCAGACGTTTATTTATATCTCTGTTACAGACCACCACCCACCTCAAAAATACCGGCTAAAACGCCTCACCTTCCGTTTCATTGAGCACTGGGCTAGTCCTGAAGTAAAGGCGCCATGAGAACAACTTCATGAATTTCACGACGTCATAAACCTTTTAACATTTTTACCTAACTTCCCTCTCCTAAGTTGTTAAAACATGTCACTTACCGTGTAAGATAATTATAACACTTACTTCGACTCTATTATCTCGTCCCATCATTACGCAATTTGTATCAATCGATTTCCGCTAAGAATGCTTAGAAACATGTTGTATTAACTTTCCATTGTTGTAACACAGCGTAAGCGACATGCTTCTGAAGTTTCTACATCAGATTCCACAGTTCAACCCAAGACGAGCGCGCATCTACCCTGCATAGACTAGCCTAACTTGTTATCTCTTGGTAGCAGGATCAGTTAAGCGTTTTCCatctcagacagagagagcacgcCACGGTGAAGTCCAGCCATCTCAAAGGAAGTTTCCACGCACGCTTTAGATGAGCAATCTTTGGGCTACTTTTTGTCGTTTATCTTCTGAATCTTCTGACATTAAACTTTTCTTGAGATGGCTGTCAAAAACTTCACTCATAACCCTAATATGCAATGATTATATTGTGGTTGTCCTATTCACCCCTTTACATGAAGAAATATCACATCAacataaaacaacaaaacagttgCTAACCAGCTATGCTCACATAGCATACCCTACCTAATGAATGCCTCTTTCACAAGGGGGATTGCGGAAGTCTTCAAACATCGCAGGCATTTTGAGAGTTTTATCTATTCATTTGTCTGAGGTTAAAATGTGAgtatttctttattctttaatGACCACCTATAAGCGTCAGAACTAGGCCTACAACGCATCCGACACATGAAGTCATGAAATATGGGTTAAAGCACGTTTTCAATAAAAAAGCTTAGAATGGAAAAAAATAGGGAAATACTTACTCCGCGTCCCATTTTGAAATGCAAAAGTCTGTACAAGACCTCACAAATGTGCCGATTACTGTTTCCTGGACCGCCAATTAAAATCTGACAAAAATGAAGTTTTAAAAAACCCTGGATGCGTCCTGGCCACACGCGTCACACCCGGACACGCATCCAAGCTCCTTGGCCGTCACAAGGTCCCAATTCTTATATACAGTGTGTCTTTTACTCGT
This portion of the Alosa sapidissima isolate fAloSap1 chromosome 22, fAloSap1.pri, whole genome shotgun sequence genome encodes:
- the LOC121697215 gene encoding sodium/potassium-transporting ATPase subunit alpha-1-like, encoding MMGRDNRVEEGREQYELAATSEQGSKKSKAKKEKEKDMDELKKEVDLDDHKLTLDELNRKYGTDLTRGLTSTRAKEILARDGLNALTPPPTTPEWVKFCKQLFGGFSTLLWIGAILCFLAYGIQAASEDEPANDNLYLGVVLSAVVIITGCFSYYQEAKSSKIMDSFKNLVPQQALVVRDGEKMSINAEEVVVGDLVEVKGGDRIPADLRIISAHGCKVDNSSLTGESEPQTRTPDFSNDNPLETRNIAFFSTNCVEGTARGIVINTGDRTVMGRIATLASGLEVGRTPISIEIEHFIHIITGVAVFLGVSFFILSLILGYSWLEAVIFLIGIIVANVPEGLLATVTVCLTLTAKRMAKKNCLVKNLEAVETLGSTSTICSDKTGTLTQNRMTVAHMWFDNQIHEADTTENQTGTSFDRTSATWTSLARVAGLCNRAVFLADQDSVPILKRDVAGDASESALLKCIELCCGSVKEMREKNQKIAEIPFNSTNKYQLSIHKNPSGETKHLLVMKGAPERILDRCSSIMIQGNEQPLDEELKEAFQNAYLELGGLGERVLGFCHFNLPDDQFPKDFVFDCEEVNFPTENLCFIGLMSMIDPPRAAVPDAVGKCRSAGIKVIMVTGDHPITAKAIAKGVGIISEGNETVEDIAARLNIPITEVNPRDAKACVVHGSELKDMTPEFLDDILKYHTEIVFARTSPQQKLIIVEGCQRQGAIVAVTGDGVNDSPALKKADIGVAMGIAGSDVSKQAADMILLDDNFASIVTGVEEGRLIFDNLKKSIAYTLTSNIPEITPFLFFIIANIPLPLGTVTILCIDLGTDMVPAISLAYEMAESDIMKRQPRNPKTDKLVNERLISMAYGQIGMIQALAGFFTYFVILAENGFLPSTLLGIRVRWDDKFTNDLEDSYGQQWTYEQRKIVEFTCHTAFFSSIVVVQWADLIICKTRRNSVFQQGMKNKILIFGLFEETALAAFLSYCPGMDVALRMYPLKPNWWFCAFPYSLLIFIYDEIRKLILRRSPGGWVERETYY